One stretch of Oncorhynchus keta strain PuntledgeMale-10-30-2019 chromosome 18, Oket_V2, whole genome shotgun sequence DNA includes these proteins:
- the LOC118370510 gene encoding reticulon-4 receptor-like 1 has product MFKGGCGLEFLLVLCGLELSWSCPHHCICYTAPSTVSCQAHNFLSVPEGIPPHSERIFLQNNKIHRLLQGHFSPTTVTLWIYSNNITYIEPSTFHGFAQLEELDLGDNRHLRSLAADTFHGLGRLHALHLYRCGLSALPSNIFQGLRNLQYLYLQDNHLEFLQDDIFVDLHNLSHLFLHGNRLWSLHQNTFRGLGALDRLLLHHNQLQWVDRLAFHDLRRLTTLYLFNNSLTELSGDCLALLPALEYLRLNDNPWECDCKALSLWDWLKRFRGSTSSVGCQAPAEVAGKDLKQLRKEDFPNCSGSESLHQSKTWAGTDKVSLKKEPHPVPPPHSHPHRPHHNESPHYPSPPSPLPHPPPSVSGEGTASEGQPGVAPPQRPGRARNCTRQRVRGGKGKGQNEVHTLKEMADKEYSSPDFEGGKYDHTSPDGTVTRRKHKCPPRTTVRPPSGVQQATNRATFSQPLIHLNAIMGALLPMTIAHILR; this is encoded by the exons GCTGCGGGCTGGAGTTCCTGCTGGTTCTCTGTGGTCTGGAGCTTTCCTGGTCCTGCCCACACCACTGTATCTGCTACACCGCGCCCAGTACTGTCAGCTGCCAGGCACACAACTTCCTGTCCGTCCCCGAAGGCATTCCCCCGCACAGCGAGCGCATCTTCCTGCAGAACAACAAGATCCACCGGCTGCTGCAGGGCCATTTCAGCCCCACCACGGTCACACTGTGGATCTACTCCAACAACATCACCTACATCGAGCCCTCCACCTTCCACGGCTTCGCCCAGCTGGAGGAGCTGGACCTGGGGGACAACCGTCACCTGCGTTCCCTGGCTGCAGACACCTTCCATGGGCTGGGCCGGCTCCATGCTCTGCACCTGTACCGCTGTGGGCTCAGTGCGCTGCCCAGTAACATCTTCCAGGGGCTACGCAACCTGCAGTATCTCTACCTACAG GATAATCACCTGGAGTTCCTGCAGGATGACATCTTTGTGGACCTCCACAACCTGAGCCACCTGTTCCTGCATGGGAACCGTCTGTGGTCGCTGCACCAGAACACCTTCCGGGGGCTGGGGGCTCTGGACCGCCTGCTGCTGCACCACAACCAGCTGCAGTGGGTGGACCGCCTGGCCTTCCACGACCTGCGTCGCCTCACTACCCTCTACCTGTTCAACAACTCACTGACCGAGCTGTCTGGAGACTGCCTGGCACTGCTGCCTGCCCTGGAGTACCTGCGCCTCAACGACAACCCCTGGGAGTGTGACTGCAAGGCCCTGTCGCTGTGGGACTGGCTCAAACGCTTCAGAGGTTCTACTTCGTCCGTAGGCTGTCAGGCCCCGGCCGAGGTGGCTGGGAAGGACCTCAAGCAGCTCCGCAAGGAGGACTTCCCCAACTGCTCTGGCTCTGAGTCCCTGCACCAGAGCAAGACCTGGGCCGGGACTGATAAAGTGTCTCTGAAGAAGGAGCCACACCCGGTGCCACCGCCTCACTCCCACCCCCACCGTCCTCACCACAACGAGTCACCACACTATCCCTCGCCACCCTCGCCTCTGCCCCATCCACCCCCGTCCGTAAGCGGGGAGGGCACAGCATCAGAGGGACAACCTGGGGTGGCGCCCCCTCAGAGGCCAGGCCGCGCTCGGAACTGCACCCGCCAGCGCGTCAGGGGAGGCAAGGGGAAGGGGCAGAACGAGGTGCATACCTTAAAGGAGATGGCCGATAAGGAGTATTCCTCGCCCGATTTTGAAGGGGGCAAATATGACCACACGTCCCCGGATGGCACGGTCACGCGGAGGAAGCATAAGTGCCCTCCCCGGACCACTGTTCGCCCCCCTAGTGGGGTCCAACAAGCCACCAATAGGGCCACGTTCTCCCAGCCCTTAATACATCTCAATGCCATAATGGGAGCTTTGTTGCCCATGACCATTGCCCATATTCTCCGCTGa